The following are encoded in a window of Arthrobacter sp. OAP107 genomic DNA:
- a CDS encoding trans-aconitate 2-methyltransferase, whose product MWDPARYVQFGDYRQRPFFDLTGLVLADAPREVVDLGCGPGDLTATLATRWPDARVVGLDSSAEMLATAERHRQSAPGLEFSLGDIASWQPSPDTDVVVTNAALQWVPGHPELLAGWLGALKPGAWFALQVPGNFTSASHTLMRDVAESPRWAGKLAGVLRHDEAVAAPARYLEIMLDAGCAADAWETTYQQVLSGDNPVLDWVRGAGLRPVLAALPPEDAAAFEADYGARLADAYPATAHGTVYPFRRIFAVARKL is encoded by the coding sequence GTGTGGGATCCCGCCAGATACGTCCAGTTTGGTGACTACCGGCAGCGTCCGTTTTTTGACCTGACGGGCCTCGTCCTCGCCGACGCCCCGCGGGAGGTGGTGGACCTGGGCTGCGGCCCCGGGGACCTGACCGCCACCCTCGCGACGCGTTGGCCTGACGCGCGGGTGGTGGGCCTGGACTCCTCCGCCGAGATGCTGGCCACCGCCGAACGGCACCGGCAGTCCGCGCCGGGGCTGGAGTTCAGCCTCGGTGACATCGCCTCCTGGCAGCCGTCCCCGGACACCGATGTGGTGGTGACCAACGCGGCACTGCAGTGGGTCCCGGGGCACCCCGAACTGCTGGCTGGCTGGCTGGGGGCGCTGAAGCCGGGCGCGTGGTTCGCCCTGCAGGTGCCGGGCAACTTCACCTCCGCGTCCCACACGCTGATGCGCGACGTCGCCGAGTCGCCCAGGTGGGCCGGCAAGCTCGCCGGCGTGCTGCGCCACGATGAGGCGGTTGCCGCGCCCGCACGGTACCTGGAGATAATGCTCGACGCCGGGTGCGCGGCGGACGCGTGGGAAACCACCTACCAGCAGGTGCTTTCCGGCGATAATCCGGTGCTGGACTGGGTGCGCGGCGCCGGCCTTCGGCCGGTGCTGGCCGCGCTGCCGCCGGAGGACGCCGCCGCGTTCGAGGCCGACTACGGCGCCCGGCTGGCCGACGCCTATCCGGCCACGGCGCACGGCACGGTGTACCCGTTCCGCAGGATCTTCGCGGTGGCCCGCAAGCTTTAA